One segment of bacterium DNA contains the following:
- a CDS encoding radical SAM protein, translating into MKISLIEPEPADFHIYTKFPQPRLGLPLIGTILARRGHDVDFYCDSVAKRTARDFCDILRSDLVGISITTSTAPAGYRLARTLRLAKVPVVIGGPHATYCPDEALRYGDYVVRGEGEGAAVELVEALEAGASPAGIRNLSYRVDGETVHEPLRPPVQKLEDLPWPDFTLMKGARRMKVYPIATSRGCPRHCDFCAVTPLFGHKVRRRAPEDVIEEVRRVSQRDMFIVDDNFTENRRYVREVLEGFAGLKSAPRSTAQAGVDVGRDEELVRLMKRAGCERVAIGFESVNDETLAGYRKGQTRDDIVRCIETLHKYGIWIHGMFMLGGDGDGPDAAAQTVAFAKDHNIDSVQFLALTPIPGTSLYSRLEEERRVFSHDWALYDGHHAVIEPARMTPLELQMGLIKATREFYSLRRVLHEVQRFHWFAAVTTYYGHRLVKKWLRRKGDLLKILERRSLNRGKSTPLGLTGERVSVSTIK; encoded by the coding sequence ATGAAGATATCGTTAATTGAGCCCGAACCTGCCGATTTTCATATCTACACGAAGTTCCCTCAACCGAGGTTAGGACTCCCGTTAATCGGGACGATTTTGGCGCGGCGCGGCCACGACGTCGACTTTTATTGCGACAGCGTCGCGAAACGTACGGCGCGCGATTTTTGCGACATCCTACGCTCGGACTTAGTGGGTATTTCGATAACGACCTCTACGGCGCCCGCCGGTTACAGGTTGGCGCGGACTTTAAGGTTGGCCAAGGTCCCGGTGGTCATCGGCGGCCCGCACGCCACCTATTGCCCCGACGAGGCGTTGCGGTACGGCGACTACGTCGTCCGGGGCGAGGGCGAGGGCGCCGCGGTCGAACTCGTAGAAGCACTGGAGGCCGGCGCCTCGCCGGCAGGTATTAGGAACCTGTCGTACCGCGTGGACGGAGAAACGGTCCACGAGCCGCTGCGGCCGCCGGTTCAAAAACTAGAGGACCTTCCCTGGCCCGATTTTACGCTAATGAAGGGCGCGCGACGGATGAAGGTGTATCCCATCGCGACGAGCCGGGGTTGCCCGCGCCATTGCGATTTCTGCGCCGTTACGCCGCTGTTCGGCCATAAAGTCAGGCGCCGGGCGCCGGAAGACGTGATCGAAGAAGTGCGGCGGGTAAGCCAACGCGATATGTTCATCGTAGACGATAATTTTACGGAGAACCGTCGATACGTACGGGAGGTACTCGAGGGTTTTGCCGGGCTTAAGAGCGCGCCGCGCTCTACGGCGCAAGCAGGCGTAGACGTCGGCCGGGACGAAGAGCTCGTGCGGTTGATGAAACGGGCCGGATGCGAACGCGTCGCGATCGGGTTCGAATCCGTGAACGACGAGACCCTGGCCGGGTACCGCAAAGGCCAAACCCGCGACGACATCGTACGCTGCATCGAGACGCTGCATAAGTACGGCATCTGGATCCACGGTATGTTTATGCTGGGGGGCGACGGCGACGGCCCGGATGCCGCCGCCCAGACCGTGGCCTTCGCCAAGGACCATAATATCGATTCCGTCCAATTCCTGGCGTTAACGCCCATACCGGGGACGAGTCTCTACAGCCGCCTCGAGGAGGAGCGGCGCGTATTCAGCCATGATTGGGCGCTCTACGACGGCCATCACGCGGTTATCGAGCCGGCGCGTATGACGCCGCTCGAGCTGCAAATGGGTTTGATTAAGGCCACGCGCGAATTTTATTCCTTGCGACGCGTATTACACGAAGTCCAGCGGTTCCATTGGTTCGCCGCAGTGACGACGTACTACGGCCACCGCTTGGTAAAGAAATGGCTGCGGCGGAAGGGCGACCTGCTTAAGATACTCGAGCGCCGTAGTCTGAACCGGGGCAAGAGCACTCCGCTCGGCTTAACCGGCGAGCGCGTGTCCGTTAGTACTATAAAATAA
- a CDS encoding metalloregulator ArsR/SmtB family transcription factor codes for MKKAAEIFKALAEPNRVRILAALASRRACVCELSRALALNQPNVSRHLRILKDVGLLESRRRGAWTDYLLNRNAENAPFIRLIKNLAAAGDALKKDAEALANADRLQIQKCNKRRPRRR; via the coding sequence ATGAAAAAAGCCGCCGAAATATTCAAAGCCCTCGCTGAGCCCAACCGCGTCCGCATCCTGGCGGCGCTCGCGTCGCGGCGGGCGTGCGTGTGCGAGCTGTCGCGAGCGTTGGCGCTCAACCAACCGAACGTCTCCCGCCACCTCCGTATACTCAAAGACGTGGGCCTGCTCGAGAGCCGGCGCCGCGGCGCCTGGACCGACTACTTACTGAATAGGAACGCCGAGAACGCGCCCTTTATACGGTTGATTAAGAATTTAGCCGCCGCGGGCGACGCCCTTAAAAAGGACGCCGAGGCGCTGGCGAACGCGGACCGGCTGCAAATCCAAAAGTGCAATAAACGACGGCCAAGACGCCGATAG
- the gltX gene encoding glutamate--tRNA ligase has protein sequence MSKKPVRVRFAPAPTGHLHVGGARTALFNYFFARRHKGVFILRLEDTDPARSSEEYYRSIIDALTWLGLEWDEGPEVGGKYGPYRQSERRAVYDEFLDKLRASGGAYECFCTPEELDGRRERMRAAGRAPRYDGRCANLSPAERERLTQQGLKPCLRFRLDQEADLAFDDLIRGRVEIKAADLDDFVIARPDGSPTYNFVCAVDDATMAISHVIRGEDHISNTPRQIAVSRALGFEPAAFAHVPLLLGPDKSRLSKRHGAKAVLEYEGEGYLPEAFVNFLALLGWSYGDERELFTLKELKKVFSLERVTKKGAVFDVDKLKWMNGVYLRKLSPEELFQRARPWLERAGLVGAEDDERATLARAALALEHDKVKTLSEAPHLVEFFFTEEIEYDDRAAKNLLKLPGGVDVLRDVAELCATLPDFTAETLEGSVRALAEEKGISAGKIIHAIRAALSGRTTGPSLFEMAALMGQERVVKRLMKATSVYKR, from the coding sequence ATGTCGAAGAAGCCTGTCCGGGTACGATTCGCGCCCGCGCCGACGGGACACCTTCACGTCGGCGGCGCCCGTACGGCGTTGTTCAACTACTTCTTCGCGCGCCGGCACAAGGGCGTTTTTATTCTCCGGCTCGAGGATACGGACCCCGCCCGCTCGAGCGAAGAATATTACCGTTCCATAATCGACGCGCTCACTTGGCTCGGCCTGGAGTGGGACGAAGGGCCCGAAGTGGGCGGCAAATACGGCCCCTACCGCCAGTCGGAACGCCGCGCCGTCTACGACGAGTTCCTGGATAAACTCCGGGCAAGCGGCGGCGCGTACGAGTGCTTCTGCACGCCGGAGGAGCTCGACGGGCGGCGGGAACGCATGCGCGCCGCGGGCCGGGCGCCGCGGTACGACGGCCGCTGCGCCAACCTCTCGCCGGCGGAGCGGGAACGTCTGACCCAACAGGGCCTCAAGCCGTGCCTTCGCTTTCGGCTGGACCAGGAAGCCGACCTGGCGTTCGACGACCTCATTCGGGGCCGCGTCGAGATCAAGGCCGCGGACCTGGACGACTTCGTAATAGCGCGGCCGGACGGCTCGCCCACGTACAACTTCGTATGCGCCGTGGACGACGCGACGATGGCGATAAGCCACGTCATAAGGGGCGAGGACCACATATCGAACACGCCGCGCCAGATCGCCGTCTCCCGCGCGCTCGGCTTCGAGCCGGCGGCGTTCGCCCACGTGCCCCTTCTCCTCGGGCCCGACAAGAGCAGGCTGTCGAAGCGGCACGGCGCGAAAGCGGTTTTAGAATACGAGGGGGAGGGGTACTTGCCCGAAGCGTTCGTTAATTTCCTCGCTTTGCTCGGGTGGTCGTATGGCGACGAGCGCGAGCTGTTCACGTTGAAAGAGCTCAAGAAGGTTTTTTCGCTCGAGCGCGTAACCAAGAAAGGCGCCGTGTTCGACGTCGATAAACTTAAATGGATGAACGGCGTCTATTTGCGGAAGCTCTCGCCGGAGGAATTGTTCCAGCGGGCACGGCCTTGGCTCGAGCGGGCGGGGTTGGTTGGGGCGGAGGACGACGAACGCGCGACCCTCGCCCGGGCGGCGCTGGCCCTGGAACACGACAAGGTGAAAACGCTTAGCGAAGCCCCGCACCTCGTCGAATTTTTCTTCACGGAGGAAATCGAATACGACGACCGCGCCGCTAAGAACTTGCTGAAACTTCCGGGGGGTGTGGATGTGTTGCGCGACGTTGCGGAGCTTTGCGCTACGCTGCCGGATTTCACGGCGGAGACTTTGGAGGGGAGCGTCCGGGCGTTGGCGGAAGAAAAGGGTATAAGCGCGGGTAAGATTATTCACGCCATACGGGCCGCGCTCTCGGGAAGGACGACCGGGCCCTCGCTCTTCGAGATGGCGGCGCTGATGGGGCAGGAACGGGTCGTTAAGCGGTTGATGAAGGCCACGTCGGTTTATAAGCGGTAA